One part of the Mauremys mutica isolate MM-2020 ecotype Southern chromosome 21, ASM2049712v1, whole genome shotgun sequence genome encodes these proteins:
- the FAM131C gene encoding protein FAM131C, protein MMGSCVSQEFFASAQKEYSIASHPQCPPSTHHDSQQVPAAALEKDNSKENQMDFCWDPLQKCFKTSSGILSDSKSGSSGYNVTALATSSLVGLVQTIKDHITKPTAMAHGRVAHLIEWKGWSAPRVGCEPWLTEEEHYSYLTDELREARFAAGVAEQFAITEATLSAWSSLDDEEMNYGDSSQEIVQLQDLESIYLQEKLLLRPQVISSPNLEGSLPACSSSPHTSPIPWGHAGADRWNSTHPFPGALPCGSPRTGSSQADDSEKEQACAGRERESTRLSSSLHYVDSSSLSEDEVFYN, encoded by the exons AATTCTTCGCAAGTGCTCAGAAGGAATATTCCATCGCCAGCCACCCACAGTGCCCTCCTTCCACCCACCATGACAGTCAGCAAGTGCCCGCAGCTGCCCTGGAGAAGGACAACAGCAAG GAAAACCAGATGGATTTCTGCTGGGACCCTCTGCAG aaaTGTTTCAAGACATCCAGTGGGATCCTCTCCGATTCCAAATCCGGCTCCAGCGGTTACAATGTCACAGCCCTGGCGACCTCCTCTCTGGTGG GGTTAGTTCAGACCATAAAGGACCACATCACCAAGCCCACCGCCATGGCTCACGGCCGGGTGGCCCACCTCATCGAGTGGAAAGGCTGGAGCGCCCCCCGGGTGGGCTGCGAGCCGTGGCTGACGGAGGAAGAGCACTATTCCTACCTCACGGACGAGCTGAGGGAGGCACGCTTTGCAGCAG GGGTTGCTGAACAATTCGCCATCACCGAGGCCACCCTGAGCGCCTGGTCCTCGCTAGACGACGAAGAAATGAATTACGGGGACAGCTCCCAGGAGATCGTACAGCTTCAAG ACCTGGAGAGCATCTACCTGcaggagaagctgctgctgcgGCCCCAGGTGATAAGTAGCCCCAACCTGGAAGGCAGCCTGCccgcctgctcctcctccccgcacacctcccccatcccctgggggCACGCCGGAGCGGACAGGTGGAACTCGACCCACCCCTTCCCCGGGgctctcccctgcggctcccccCGGACCGGGAGCTCCCAGGCAGACGACTCGGAGAAGGAGCAGGCCTGCGCGGGGAGAGAGCGGGAGAGCACGCggctcagcagctccctgcaCTACGTGGACAGCAGCTCCCTCTCGGAGGACGAAGTGTTTTATAACTAg